One window of the Acinonyx jubatus isolate Ajub_Pintada_27869175 chromosome A2, VMU_Ajub_asm_v1.0, whole genome shotgun sequence genome contains the following:
- the DNAJB8 gene encoding dnaJ homolog subfamily B member 8, giving the protein MANYYEVLGVQASASPEDIKKAYRKLALRWHPDKNPDNKEEAEKKFKQVSEAYEVLSDSKKRSVYDRAGCNSWRAGGGASTPHSSPFDTGYTFRNPEDIFREFFGGLDPFSFDFWDTPFNSNRAGQGHGLRGAFSAGFGEFPAFMEAFSSFDALSQGGGASHTTFSSTSFGGSGSSGFKSVMSSTELVNGHKVTTKRIMENGQERVEVEEDGRLRSVTINGKEQLKQVDK; this is encoded by the coding sequence ATGGCCAACTATTACGAAGTGTTGGGGGTGCAGGCGAGCGCCTCCCCAGAGGACATCAAGAAGGCCTACCGCAAGCTGGCCTTGCGCTGGCACCCGGACAAGAACCCCGACAACAAGGAGGAGGCTGAGAAGAAGTTCAAGCAGGTGTCCGAGGCCTACGAGGTGCTGTCCGACTCCAAGAAGCGCTCCGTGTACGACCGAGCGGGCTGCAACAGCTGGCGGGCCGGTGGCGGGGCCAGCACCCCCCACAGCAGCCCCTTCGACACCGGCTACACCTTCCGTAACCCCGAGGACATCTTCCGCGAGTTTTTCGGCGGCCTGGACCCCTTCTCGTTCGACTTCTGGGACACCCCTTTCAACAGCAACCGCGCTGGCCAGGGCCATGGCCTGAGGGGGGCCTTCTCGGCCGGCTTCGGCGAGTTCCCGGCCTTCATGGAAGCCTTCTCGTCCTTCGACGCCCTGAGCCAGGGTGGCGGTGCCAGCCACACCACCTTCTCGTCCACCTCCTTCGGGGGCTCCGGCAGCTCGGGGTTCAAGTCGGTGATGTCGTCCACCGAGCTGGTCAACGGACACAAGGTCACCACCAAGCGCATCATGGAGAACGGGCAGGAGCgcgtggaggtggaggaggacgGGCGGCTCAGGTCCGTGACCATCAATGGCAAGGAGCAGCTCAAGCAGGTGGACAAGTGA